One Nostoc punctiforme PCC 73102 DNA window includes the following coding sequences:
- a CDS encoding PD-(D/E)XK nuclease family protein — MLLTPTQLLRLSQGQLNLLEACPRKFQHTYLEKLNSPSNPEQEERQTLGSRFHLLMQQREMGLPIDSFLQADAKLQSWMLAFTDAAPEILTAASDNQTFRESEHYRTLQVQDYLLTVVYDLLIADNQQAQILDWKTYPKPPNKRELESNWQTRLYLYVLAETSDYLPENISMTYWFVQSEGKPQNIKFNYNTVQHTKIAKKLNQLLSQLTNWLEDYQNNQQFPQVVDGSKTCDYCQFAKRCDAYGGKLRTQVTEEAVKDSLPNFDSIQEVLLNSIH, encoded by the coding sequence ATGCTGTTAACTCCTACTCAACTACTGCGACTGTCTCAAGGACAACTCAACTTACTAGAAGCTTGTCCGCGTAAATTTCAACATACCTATTTAGAAAAACTCAATTCGCCCTCAAACCCAGAACAAGAAGAACGGCAAACTTTGGGTAGTCGTTTTCACTTGCTAATGCAGCAGCGAGAAATGGGTTTGCCAATTGATAGTTTTTTGCAAGCAGATGCTAAACTGCAAAGCTGGATGCTAGCTTTTACCGATGCAGCCCCAGAAATTTTAACGGCTGCATCTGATAATCAAACTTTCCGTGAGAGTGAACACTACCGCACCCTGCAAGTTCAAGATTATTTGCTGACGGTTGTCTATGATTTATTGATTGCAGATAACCAACAAGCGCAAATTCTCGACTGGAAAACTTATCCTAAACCACCCAATAAACGCGAGTTAGAATCCAACTGGCAAACACGGCTTTATCTCTATGTATTGGCTGAAACTAGCGATTATTTGCCAGAAAATATTTCCATGACTTACTGGTTTGTCCAATCTGAGGGTAAGCCGCAAAATATTAAATTTAATTACAATACTGTTCAACACACAAAAATAGCAAAGAAACTTAATCAACTGTTAAGCCAGTTAACTAATTGGCTGGAAGATTACCAAAATAACCAGCAGTTTCCTCAAGTGGTGGATGGTAGTAAAACCTGTGATTATTGTCAGTTTGCCAAACGGTGCGATGCCTACGGCGGTAAACTACGCACACAAGTTACTGAAGAAGCAGTGAAAGACTCATTGCCCAATTTTGACAGCATTCAAGAAGTCTTACTCAACTCCATACATTAA
- a CDS encoding cell division protein FtsX, with the protein MFKSFTKLDYLLKETFLGLLRGGWMNWAAVSTVTVLLFLFGLSLQTSWQVEKLLYQFGSQLEVSVYLEPDTRAENIEPLIAKMPEVAAMQTITKDQAWTKLVKEMRISDIEGATQQLGENPLVDEMKVKARNSQVVPTLATQLAKLPGVETVEYIDEAVKRIAQLHRGLNWITLTITIILTLTAIAVTTTTIRLIVMARRQEIEIMQLVGATSAWIYLPFILQGIAFGLVGGAIAWSFISVIQQFLGKLLANQPEFIQVISNGVQLTPAQVLLLPLILLSFGAAVGLMGSLFAVRSFAKA; encoded by the coding sequence GTGTTTAAATCTTTTACGAAACTAGACTATCTGCTTAAAGAAACTTTCCTCGGTTTACTGCGGGGAGGTTGGATGAATTGGGCAGCAGTAAGTACTGTGACAGTATTACTGTTTTTATTTGGTTTGAGTTTGCAAACCTCTTGGCAAGTCGAAAAACTACTCTATCAGTTCGGTAGTCAGCTAGAAGTATCAGTTTATCTTGAACCGGATACGCGGGCCGAAAACATTGAGCCACTGATTGCAAAAATGCCAGAGGTCGCGGCGATGCAAACCATTACCAAAGACCAAGCTTGGACTAAGTTAGTTAAGGAAATGAGAATTTCTGATATTGAGGGCGCTACGCAGCAGCTAGGTGAGAATCCCTTGGTTGACGAGATGAAGGTGAAAGCGCGTAATTCTCAAGTTGTACCAACTTTAGCAACGCAACTGGCTAAGTTGCCCGGAGTTGAGACGGTGGAGTATATCGATGAAGCAGTTAAACGCATTGCCCAGTTGCACCGAGGTCTGAACTGGATTACTTTAACAATTACAATTATTCTGACCCTAACTGCGATCGCAGTGACTACAACCACAATTCGGTTGATTGTGATGGCGCGACGGCAAGAAATTGAAATTATGCAACTGGTGGGAGCAACTTCAGCTTGGATTTACCTGCCGTTTATTTTACAAGGAATTGCTTTTGGTTTAGTTGGTGGTGCGATCGCTTGGAGTTTCATCTCTGTGATTCAACAGTTTCTTGGTAAATTGCTAGCCAATCAACCTGAGTTTATTCAAGTTATTAGCAATGGTGTGCAACTCACTCCAGCCCAAGTTTTACTATTACCCTTGATTCTCTTGAGTTTCGGTGCAGCTGTAGGATTAATGGGAAGCTTATTTGCTGTCCGAAGTTTTGCTAAAGCTTAG
- a CDS encoding DUF1308 domain-containing protein, whose translation MINLDTNTAVAFIVEGSPVRYELQGFVNKQMVIAQTAFNEFVNIVQYSAGSLEQTRANRFLQRVTVVPDNPSAAA comes from the coding sequence GTGATTAATTTAGATACTAATACCGCAGTTGCATTTATTGTCGAAGGTTCTCCTGTTCGCTATGAATTACAAGGGTTTGTCAACAAGCAAATGGTAATAGCACAAACTGCATTTAATGAATTCGTAAATATTGTGCAGTACTCAGCAGGTAGCCTAGAACAGACAAGAGCAAATCGTTTTTTGCAAAGAGTTACGGTTGTTCCAGACAATCCTTCAGCAGCAGCCTAA
- a CDS encoding DUF3349 domain-containing protein has translation MIQCGFPQGIDDRGYLPLLSILYTNMSDRSLAQVVAEYAGKDYHILLNDVYRVGSMTSFSNEVIDSVKQKLISCNYEKWLADE, from the coding sequence TTGATTCAGTGTGGTTTTCCCCAAGGCATTGACGATCGGGGATATTTGCCTTTGCTGTCAATACTCTACACAAATATGTCTGATCGCAGTTTAGCTCAAGTGGTTGCTGAATATGCGGGAAAAGATTACCATATTCTCCTAAATGATGTCTATCGAGTTGGGTCAATGACGAGTTTTTCAAATGAGGTCATTGATTCCGTCAAGCAAAAGCTGATAAGTTGCAACTATGAAAAGTGGTTAGCAGATGAGTAA
- a CDS encoding DUF5615 family PIN-like protein — MTKLDLVDRLGTLPQIIWLTCGNTSNDRLKEILNSTLLEALELLQSGEALVEIRGD, encoded by the coding sequence GTGACAAAGCTTGACTTAGTTGATCGTCTTGGAACACTGCCACAAATTATCTGGTTGACGTGTGGCAATACGTCAAATGACCGATTGAAAGAGATTCTGAATTCAACATTGCTAGAAGCATTAGAGCTTTTGCAATCTGGAGAAGCGTTAGTCGAAATCAGAGGAGATTAA
- a CDS encoding GNAT family N-acetyltransferase gives MSTFDETEAIYVRELGIDDIAPVYHLGEGLFTSDLYPYLYRTWDEWEVIGLYNTDPEYCLVAETDGELAGFILGTIITKASWTYGYILWLGVSPKYQRRGVADKLVDKVVARMIEDGARFMLVDTDPTNTSALKFFNRKGFGNTRQHIFLSMNLSKHEYYGRLIDYEHQKAERAGYKRSRPAIRARKADSVANEVILNPLVNESQTTED, from the coding sequence ATGTCAACTTTTGACGAAACTGAAGCCATTTATGTCCGCGAATTAGGAATTGATGACATTGCTCCTGTTTACCACTTGGGAGAAGGGTTATTTACCAGCGATTTATATCCTTATTTATACCGCACCTGGGATGAATGGGAGGTGATTGGACTTTACAACACCGATCCAGAATACTGTCTTGTGGCTGAAACAGACGGAGAATTAGCCGGATTTATTTTGGGAACTATCATCACCAAAGCATCCTGGACTTATGGATACATTTTATGGTTGGGAGTTAGTCCGAAGTATCAGCGTCGGGGAGTAGCAGACAAGTTGGTGGATAAAGTCGTCGCCCGAATGATTGAAGATGGGGCGCGGTTTATGCTGGTAGATACCGATCCCACCAACACTTCAGCCTTAAAGTTTTTTAACCGCAAAGGTTTTGGTAATACTCGCCAGCATATTTTCTTGTCGATGAATTTAAGCAAGCATGAATATTATGGCAGATTAATTGATTACGAACACCAAAAAGCTGAAAGAGCCGGTTACAAGCGATCGCGTCCGGCAATTCGCGCCCGTAAAGCTGATAGTGTCGCTAATGAAGTAATTCTCAATCCCCTAGTGAATGAATCTCAAACAACTGAGGATTAA
- the def gene encoding peptide deformylase, translating into MPSEIAVEKKKLKNPPLELHYLGDRVLRQAAKRISKVDDELRQMVREMLQTMYSKDGIGLAAPQVGIHKQLIVIDLEPENAANPPLVLINPTIKQVSRDISVAEEGCLSIPNVYLDVKRPEVVEIAYKDEYGRPRTLKANDLLGRCIQHEMDHLNGVVFVDRVENSLTLAQELSKNGFSYQAVKPIA; encoded by the coding sequence ATGCCTTCTGAAATTGCTGTAGAGAAAAAAAAGTTAAAAAATCCACCTTTGGAGCTTCATTATTTAGGCGATCGCGTGCTGCGTCAAGCTGCAAAACGGATTTCTAAAGTAGATGACGAACTTCGCCAGATGGTGCGGGAAATGCTGCAAACTATGTACAGCAAAGATGGCATTGGTTTGGCTGCCCCCCAAGTGGGAATTCACAAACAACTAATAGTCATCGATCTGGAACCAGAGAACGCAGCTAATCCCCCTTTGGTCTTGATTAACCCCACCATTAAACAGGTCAGCCGCGACATCTCTGTTGCCGAAGAAGGATGCTTAAGCATTCCTAACGTATATCTAGACGTAAAGCGTCCCGAAGTCGTGGAGATAGCCTATAAAGACGAATATGGTCGTCCTCGAACATTAAAGGCTAATGACCTTTTAGGACGCTGTATTCAGCACGAGATGGATCACCTCAACGGCGTGGTATTTGTAGACCGTGTAGAAAATTCCTTGACTTTAGCCCAGGAGCTATCTAAGAATGGCTTCTCGTATCAAGCGGTGAAACCAATAGCATAG
- the recJ gene encoding single-stranded-DNA-specific exonuclease RecJ, with product MAEQQQWTITATEQPLEWFIQAVKQHTPLSSGIYAAQLLWQRGIKDNQQLTAFINYKDYQPASPFEFGQEMQLAIARLQQAYNAKEKIAIWGDFDADGITATSVLWDGLGQFFKQNTQLIYYIPNRLKESHGLNNQGIDNLAKQGCKLIVTCDTGSTNIEEIIYAKQLGIDVIVTDHHTLPTERPPVAAIINPRYFSREHQLFNLSGVAVAYKLVEALYQSLPNVAKHPLEDLLDLVAVGLIADLVQLSGDCRYLAQLGIQRLQEDFKQPPTARRRPGVGRLLELCQKSGDRPTDISFGLGPRINAVSRIQGDASFCVELLTSRDVKRCNELAEVTELANTRRKSLQKDVQAQVAQKLTQLDLSTTSVIVLEDAQWPAGVLGLVAGQVAQETGRPTILLSTELAGEEDFALTPYSLLPAPLARGSARSVNSVDLYQLVKDQAHLLHRFGGHPFAAGLSLLVENIPLFTAAINQQLRQSLGSTTLTPTVQADLTVTVADLGKELFLELKVLEPCGMGNPVPKLLIQNCWFENAWHRNQQDWQGKKVQYIKTEFDIRDDSGRSAFPGLWWGHYKDELPIGRCDCIAELDYNTFKKRYEIRLIAVRPSVNSALNTRNGLNAPLSLTPLILDLRNQEHSQQATANTTQDGLNASLTALILEDCPTSWDNLRVWLRRCLTISGSASSHENQQQLAIAWSKPKHQPPHQIWLTLVGIAKYLSRTNQPVTRVQLLEKIGISDQTLLVGIKALKSLGFTVKRQDNYLQFTWHPTDSAENFADAAVARFLAAVREEQFQQQYFAEVPLSTIVAIANSENYMGTNL from the coding sequence ATGGCAGAACAACAGCAGTGGACTATAACAGCAACCGAACAACCCCTAGAGTGGTTCATCCAAGCGGTGAAACAGCATACACCCCTATCAAGTGGAATATATGCAGCACAATTGTTGTGGCAACGGGGAATTAAAGATAATCAACAATTAACAGCTTTTATTAACTATAAAGATTATCAACCAGCGAGTCCCTTTGAGTTTGGGCAGGAAATGCAGTTAGCGATCGCCCGGTTGCAACAAGCATATAACGCCAAAGAAAAAATTGCCATCTGGGGAGACTTTGATGCTGATGGGATTACCGCTACATCTGTACTTTGGGATGGATTAGGGCAATTTTTTAAACAGAATACTCAGTTAATTTACTATATTCCCAATCGCCTGAAAGAATCTCACGGTCTCAATAATCAAGGTATTGATAACTTAGCAAAACAAGGTTGCAAATTAATTGTTACTTGCGATACTGGCAGCACAAATATTGAGGAAATTATCTACGCTAAACAGCTAGGCATAGATGTAATAGTTACAGACCATCATACTTTACCAACTGAACGCCCACCCGTCGCAGCAATTATCAATCCCCGCTATTTTTCAAGGGAACATCAGCTGTTTAATCTTTCTGGGGTAGCGGTAGCTTACAAGTTGGTGGAAGCGTTATATCAAAGTCTGCCTAATGTTGCCAAACATCCGTTAGAGGATTTATTAGATTTAGTAGCAGTAGGATTAATTGCCGACTTAGTGCAGTTAAGTGGAGATTGTCGTTATTTGGCGCAGTTGGGAATTCAACGACTACAAGAAGATTTTAAACAGCCACCAACAGCGCGTCGTCGTCCGGGGGTGGGGCGATTATTAGAATTGTGCCAGAAAAGTGGCGATCGCCCCACAGATATTTCCTTTGGTTTGGGGCCAAGAATTAACGCCGTCAGCCGCATCCAAGGTGATGCTAGTTTTTGCGTTGAATTATTAACCAGTCGAGATGTCAAACGTTGTAACGAATTAGCCGAAGTTACAGAACTCGCAAACACCAGGCGCAAATCTTTACAAAAAGATGTACAAGCGCAAGTAGCACAAAAACTTACTCAATTAGATTTATCAACCACCAGCGTCATCGTCCTAGAAGATGCCCAATGGCCTGCGGGTGTATTGGGTTTAGTTGCTGGACAGGTCGCACAAGAAACAGGTCGCCCCACGATTTTGTTAAGTACAGAACTAGCAGGGGAAGAAGATTTCGCCCTTACTCCATACTCCCTACTCCCTGCTCCCCTCGCCCGTGGTTCTGCCCGTTCGGTGAATTCGGTAGATTTATACCAACTGGTGAAAGACCAAGCACATTTGTTACATCGTTTTGGCGGACATCCCTTTGCAGCTGGTTTGAGTTTGTTGGTGGAGAATATTCCTTTATTTACAGCAGCAATTAATCAGCAGTTACGGCAATCTTTAGGTAGCACAACCCTAACGCCAACTGTGCAAGCAGACTTGACGGTAACAGTAGCAGACTTGGGGAAAGAGTTATTTTTGGAACTGAAAGTGCTAGAACCTTGTGGAATGGGTAATCCTGTTCCGAAGTTGCTAATTCAAAACTGCTGGTTTGAAAATGCTTGGCATCGCAATCAGCAGGATTGGCAAGGAAAAAAGGTACAGTACATTAAAACTGAGTTTGATATTCGGGATGATTCCGGCAGAAGTGCTTTTCCTGGCTTATGGTGGGGACATTACAAAGATGAATTACCCATAGGAAGGTGTGATTGCATAGCTGAATTAGACTACAACACCTTTAAAAAACGTTATGAAATCAGATTAATTGCCGTGCGTCCCAGTGTTAACTCAGCACTTAACACTCGGAATGGGCTAAACGCCCCACTATCGCTAACACCACTCATCTTAGACTTACGGAATCAAGAACACTCACAACAGGCTACGGCTAACACAACTCAAGACGGGCTAAACGCCTCGCTAACAGCGTTGATTCTTGAAGATTGCCCCACGAGTTGGGATAATTTACGTGTATGGTTGCGGCGATGTCTAACGATAAGCGGCTCTGCATCTTCACATGAAAATCAACAACAATTAGCGATCGCTTGGTCTAAACCCAAGCACCAACCACCCCATCAGATTTGGCTGACTCTTGTGGGAATTGCCAAATATCTCAGTCGCACAAATCAACCAGTTACCCGCGTCCAACTTTTAGAGAAAATCGGTATCAGTGACCAAACCTTACTTGTAGGCATCAAAGCTTTAAAATCTTTAGGGTTCACAGTCAAACGACAAGACAATTATTTACAATTTACCTGGCATCCAACTGATAGTGCAGAAAACTTTGCTGATGCAGCAGTGGCAAGATTTTTAGCTGCTGTGCGAGAAGAACAATTTCAGCAACAGTATTTTGCCGAGGTGCCTTTATCTACTATTGTGGCGATCGCAAATTCCGAAAATTACATGGGTACAAACCTTTAA
- a CDS encoding DUF3598 family protein, with translation MKSQWECFLQNLGVWEGSFSNFSPEGTLLNDTSSRLCLEGLNNNQTVRLTLSRSGKDDVIREFRSVGGGLLFFENGSFSEGLIQLGPFSEFGGELAFVHENRRLRLVQLFDRNGHLNGLTLIREHLAGTPVAERPLLQINDLLGEWRGQAVTIYRDLRPPDIYSTTLKIQLDDAGRLMQSTSFGERTITSTATIKGSIVLFDQDPEKQVQVLLLPDGASATSPLKVQLRQPLFLEAGWLIQSDLRQRMIRSYNDKGEWVSLTLVTEERV, from the coding sequence ATGAAATCACAATGGGAATGTTTTCTGCAAAATCTTGGTGTATGGGAAGGTTCATTTAGCAATTTTTCTCCCGAAGGTACACTTCTGAACGATACTTCTAGCCGTCTTTGCCTAGAAGGTTTGAACAATAACCAGACAGTACGCCTAACTCTGAGCCGTTCGGGAAAGGATGATGTAATCAGAGAATTTAGGTCTGTGGGAGGGGGTCTGCTATTTTTTGAAAATGGTTCATTTTCTGAAGGTTTAATCCAGCTAGGGCCATTTTCCGAATTTGGTGGAGAACTCGCTTTTGTTCATGAAAATCGCCGCTTACGTCTGGTACAACTGTTTGATAGAAATGGTCATCTAAATGGACTAACTCTCATTCGAGAACATCTAGCTGGAACCCCGGTAGCAGAACGTCCCCTTTTGCAGATAAATGACTTGTTAGGAGAATGGCGAGGACAAGCAGTGACAATCTATCGAGATTTGCGTCCGCCTGATATTTACTCTACAACTTTGAAAATACAACTTGATGATGCTGGGCGATTAATGCAAAGTACTTCTTTTGGGGAACGCACAATTACCTCAACTGCTACTATCAAAGGTTCTATCGTTCTCTTTGATCAAGATCCAGAAAAACAGGTACAAGTATTATTGTTACCTGATGGCGCTTCTGCAACTTCTCCTCTAAAGGTACAATTACGTCAACCCTTATTTCTGGAAGCGGGTTGGTTAATCCAGTCAGACCTGCGCCAGAGGATGATTCGCAGCTATAACGACAAAGGCGAATGGGTTAGTCTGACATTAGTTACTGAAGAAAGGGTGTAA
- a CDS encoding DUF433 domain-containing protein, with protein sequence MSDLLGRITINPKQCGGRPCIRGMRIRVSDVLDLFAAGLSAEQILEEMPDLEADDLKAALVYASRKLNHPVLVA encoded by the coding sequence ATGTCAGACTTACTTGGAAGAATTACAATTAATCCCAAACAGTGTGGTGGTCGTCCCTGTATCCGGGGCATGAGAATTCGGGTATCAGATGTACTCGACTTGTTTGCGGCTGGACTGAGTGCCGAACAAATCCTAGAAGAAATGCCCGATTTGGAAGCGGATGATCTAAAAGCAGCACTTGTGTACGCTTCACGTAAGCTCAATCATCCCGTTTTGGTTGCATAA
- a CDS encoding DUF5615 family PIN-like protein, with amino-acid sequence MTALALRDLGLRDAEDPEIFEAARATEVILMTKDSDKA; translated from the coding sequence ATAACAGCATTAGCTTTGCGTGATCTTGGGTTGAGAGATGCCGAAGATCCTGAGATTTTCGAAGCAGCAAGGGCTACAGAAGTCATTCTCATGACCAAAGACAGTGACAAAGCTTGA